A section of the Pedobacter sp. HDW13 genome encodes:
- a CDS encoding prolipoprotein diacylglyceryl transferase → MFPTVSHFLEYLFGINLPLPFNTFGVFVALAFVAGYWAFTKELKRKEALGILQPIKKTIVVGKPATTTELIMNGLFGFVIGYKLVYAFLNYKLFVNDAQSVLMSAKGNIIGGLFFAGLFAYWDYTEKNKHKLDKPKETQVTIHPYQIMSNLIVWAAIWGFLGAKFFDNLEYWDDFVQHPIERLLSFSGLTFYGGLICGGAAVLIIARRNGIKPLHMLDVGGPGMMLAYAVGRIGCHMAGDGDWGIVNANPKPFSWLPDWLWSYKYPNNVVGEGIPIPGCGPGKFCNELAQGVYPTPIYEVIICLILFAFLWSIRDKIKAPGLMFGIYMILNGLERFCIELIRVNSKYHVFGLSFTQAEMISTFLVVGGIALSAYALRNKNKLA, encoded by the coding sequence ATGTTTCCTACCGTTTCACATTTCTTAGAGTACTTATTCGGAATTAACCTGCCGCTTCCTTTTAACACTTTTGGTGTTTTTGTAGCACTTGCATTTGTAGCTGGCTATTGGGCATTTACAAAAGAGCTTAAACGCAAAGAAGCCTTAGGCATTCTGCAGCCCATCAAAAAAACAATTGTAGTAGGTAAACCTGCCACTACTACCGAGCTGATTATGAATGGTCTTTTTGGCTTTGTAATTGGCTATAAACTGGTTTACGCATTTTTAAACTATAAGCTTTTTGTAAATGATGCACAGTCGGTCTTAATGTCGGCTAAAGGAAATATTATTGGTGGATTATTTTTTGCCGGCTTATTTGCTTATTGGGATTATACCGAGAAAAACAAGCACAAGTTAGATAAACCCAAAGAAACCCAGGTTACCATTCATCCATACCAAATAATGAGCAACCTGATAGTTTGGGCGGCCATTTGGGGTTTTTTAGGAGCTAAATTCTTTGATAATTTAGAGTATTGGGATGATTTTGTACAACACCCTATCGAAAGGCTTTTATCATTTAGTGGTTTAACCTTTTACGGAGGCTTAATTTGTGGTGGTGCTGCGGTATTAATTATCGCCAGAAGAAACGGCATTAAACCTTTGCATATGCTTGATGTAGGTGGACCAGGAATGATGCTGGCCTATGCTGTAGGTCGTATTGGCTGCCATATGGCTGGCGATGGCGACTGGGGCATTGTTAATGCAAATCCGAAACCCTTTTCGTGGCTGCCAGATTGGTTATGGTCTTACAAATACCCAAACAATGTGGTAGGTGAGGGTATTCCGATTCCAGGTTGCGGACCGGGTAAATTTTGCAACGAGCTGGCCCAAGGAGTATATCCAACTCCAATTTACGAAGTAATTATCTGTTTAATACTCTTTGCTTTTCTATGGAGCATCAGAGATAAAATAAAAGCACCAGGTTTAATGTTTGGTATATACATGATATTAAACGGTCTTGAACGTTTCTGTATTGAATTAATCCGCGTAAACTCAAAATACCATGTATTTGGTTTATCGTTTACACAGGCCGAAATGATTTCTACCTTTCTGGTTGTAGGTGGTATAGCTTTAAGTGCTTATGCCCTAAGAAACAAGAATAAACTGGCTTAA
- the mtaB gene encoding tRNA (N(6)-L-threonylcarbamoyladenosine(37)-C(2))-methylthiotransferase MtaB: protein MKKVAFYTLGCKLNFSETSTIGRLFTDAGYAVVEFQDQADVYVINTCSVTDHADKKCRKVVKEALKYSPNAFVTIVGCYAQLKPQEIAEIEGVDMVLGAAEKFRIVEYISNLTKQPKAVVYQQNIEKVNHNFIASYSIGDRTRTFLKVQDGCDYPCTYCTIPLARGASRSDTIENVVNRAKMIAESGVKEIVLTGVNLGDFGIRNGEREDKFFDLVKALDKVEGIERIRISSIEPNLLSNEIIEFVATSKRFVPHFHIPLQSGSDKILGLMRRRYRRDLYVERVAKIKEVMPHCCIGVDVIVGFPGETKEDFLDTYQFLNGLDISYLHVFTYSERELTAAAEMKGVVAGSERNERSKMLHILSDKKRRAFYESQVGSDAEVLFEADQKSGYMHGFTKNYVKVRAKYDPVMVNELKAVKLVAITADGEVEVAELETTYAHH, encoded by the coding sequence ATGAAAAAGGTCGCATTTTATACATTAGGTTGTAAACTCAATTTCTCTGAAACCTCTACAATCGGTCGTTTATTTACCGATGCAGGTTATGCTGTTGTAGAATTTCAGGATCAGGCCGATGTTTATGTGATTAATACATGCTCTGTTACCGACCATGCGGATAAAAAATGCCGTAAGGTAGTTAAAGAGGCTTTAAAATATTCGCCAAATGCTTTTGTAACCATTGTGGGTTGCTACGCACAGTTAAAACCACAGGAAATTGCCGAAATAGAAGGTGTTGACATGGTTTTGGGCGCTGCTGAAAAATTCAGGATTGTTGAGTATATCAGCAATTTAACCAAACAGCCTAAAGCGGTGGTGTACCAGCAAAATATCGAAAAGGTAAACCACAATTTTATTGCTTCTTATTCGATTGGCGATAGAACCCGTACCTTTTTAAAAGTGCAGGATGGTTGCGATTACCCGTGTACTTATTGTACCATTCCCCTGGCTCGTGGCGCAAGCCGTAGCGATACCATTGAAAATGTGGTTAACCGTGCCAAAATGATTGCCGAAAGTGGTGTAAAAGAAATTGTGTTAACAGGAGTAAATCTTGGCGATTTTGGTATCCGCAATGGCGAACGTGAAGATAAATTCTTTGATCTGGTAAAGGCCCTTGATAAAGTTGAAGGCATTGAAAGGATTCGGATATCATCTATCGAACCCAATTTGTTAAGCAATGAAATTATTGAGTTTGTGGCTACATCGAAAAGGTTTGTGCCGCATTTTCATATTCCTTTGCAATCGGGCTCTGATAAAATCCTGGGCTTAATGCGCCGTCGTTACCGCAGGGATTTATATGTGGAGCGGGTAGCCAAAATTAAAGAAGTAATGCCACATTGCTGTATCGGTGTTGATGTAATTGTGGGCTTCCCTGGCGAAACCAAAGAAGATTTCTTAGATACTTACCAGTTTTTAAACGGATTGGATATTTCTTACCTGCATGTATTTACCTATTCGGAGCGCGAACTAACCGCTGCCGCCGAAATGAAAGGTGTAGTTGCAGGCAGCGAACGAAACGAACGCAGTAAAATGCTTCATATCCTCTCTGATAAAAAACGCAGAGCTTTCTACGAATCGCAGGTTGGCAGTGATGCCGAAGTACTTTTCGAAGCCGATCAAAAATCGGGCTACATGCATGGTTTTACCAAAAACTATGTAAAAGTACGTGCCAAATACGATCCTGTTATGGTTAATGAATTAAAAGCGGTTAAACTTGTAGCCATTACTGCCGATGGGGAAGTGGAAGTAGCCGAACTGGAAACCACCTACGCGCATCATTAA
- a CDS encoding inositol monophosphatase family protein: protein MNYELICNKVIAIVRLTGNFIRKEAMQFDAKKIEYKGLNDMVSYVDKTAEQKLVQNLEKLIPDAGFITEEKTISRVGKTYTWIIDPLDGTTNFIHGIPAYGISVALYEDGLPVVGVVYELNRAEMFYSFKGGNAFLNKKEINVSVNPDLKSSLLATGFPYYQFDNQEKYLKLLAEMMQKSHGVRRIGAAAIDLVYTACGRFDAFFEYNLQQWDFAAGCFIVQQAGGEVFDFSGGDNYFEKREILATNGKLTAEMLEAIKRHF from the coding sequence ATGAATTACGAATTAATATGCAATAAGGTGATCGCTATTGTAAGGCTTACCGGAAATTTTATCCGTAAAGAAGCCATGCAGTTCGATGCAAAAAAAATTGAATACAAAGGTTTAAATGATATGGTTTCTTATGTAGATAAAACTGCAGAACAGAAACTGGTTCAGAACCTCGAAAAACTGATTCCCGATGCTGGTTTTATCACCGAAGAAAAAACGATTAGCAGGGTAGGTAAAACCTATACCTGGATTATCGATCCGTTGGATGGAACTACTAATTTTATTCACGGCATTCCCGCTTACGGGATTAGTGTAGCGCTGTACGAAGATGGCTTACCTGTTGTAGGGGTTGTTTATGAACTGAACAGAGCCGAAATGTTTTATTCTTTTAAAGGTGGTAATGCTTTTTTAAATAAGAAAGAAATTAACGTGTCGGTTAACCCCGATTTAAAATCTAGTTTATTAGCTACAGGTTTTCCTTATTACCAATTCGATAATCAAGAGAAGTATTTGAAATTATTGGCCGAAATGATGCAGAAAAGCCATGGTGTTCGCCGAATTGGTGCCGCTGCGATAGATTTGGTGTACACGGCCTGTGGGCGCTTTGATGCCTTTTTTGAATACAACCTGCAACAATGGGATTTTGCAGCTGGCTGTTTCATTGTGCAACAGGCAGGTGGCGAAGTTTTCGATTTTTCGGGCGGTGACAATTACTTTGAAAAGAGAGAAATTCTGGCTACCAACGGCAAATTAACAGCAGAAATGCTGGAAGCCATTAAAAGGCATTTTTAG
- a CDS encoding UbiX family flavin prenyltransferase: MVKKKVIVAVTGASGSVYAKVLFGEFLKLKEQISAVGVVMSDNAKKVWEYELGNQDYKHFADFKFYSKNDFNAPFASGSAKYDTMIIVPCSMGTLGRIAHGISNDLITRAADVILKERRKLIAVVRDTPFSLIHINNMKTVTEAGGIICPANPSFYSLPKTIEEVAGTVISRVLDLAGFEQESYRWQEK, encoded by the coding sequence ATGGTTAAAAAGAAAGTGATAGTGGCGGTTACAGGTGCCAGTGGTTCGGTTTATGCTAAAGTGTTGTTCGGTGAGTTCTTAAAACTGAAAGAGCAGATTAGTGCGGTAGGAGTGGTAATGAGCGATAACGCAAAAAAGGTTTGGGAATACGAGCTTGGAAATCAGGATTACAAACATTTTGCTGATTTTAAATTTTACAGTAAAAATGATTTTAATGCGCCCTTTGCTTCTGGTTCGGCAAAGTACGATACCATGATAATTGTACCCTGCTCAATGGGTACCCTGGGCCGCATTGCGCATGGCATTTCTAACGACTTAATTACGAGGGCTGCTGATGTAATTCTGAAAGAACGCAGGAAACTGATTGCAGTAGTACGCGATACACCTTTTAGTTTAATCCACATCAACAACATGAAAACTGTGACCGAAGCCGGTGGAATTATTTGTCCAGCAAACCCATCGTTCTACAGTTTACCCAAAACAATTGAAGAAGTTGCCGGTACGGTAATTAGCCGGGTTTTGGATTTGGCAGGCTTCGAGCAGGAAAGTTACCGCTGGCAGGAAAAGTAG
- a CDS encoding NifU family protein, whose translation MTINVYTEQTPNPATMKFMVNKLLINGSEDFATKESAEHSPFAKELFKFSFVSGVFFASNFVTVTKTDDAEWADIEAILKEFVKGAVESELKIKEATADEVPTFEGTETEIKIQQILHDYVRPAVEQDGGAITYKSFDEGVVTVELRGSCSGCPSSTITLKSGIQNLLQRMVPEVTEVVSEAL comes from the coding sequence ATGACGATTAACGTATATACAGAACAAACTCCAAACCCGGCAACCATGAAATTCATGGTAAATAAGCTATTAATAAATGGTAGCGAAGATTTTGCCACTAAAGAAAGTGCAGAACACTCGCCATTTGCCAAGGAGTTATTTAAATTCAGCTTTGTTTCTGGTGTTTTTTTCGCCAGTAACTTTGTTACGGTTACCAAAACAGACGACGCAGAATGGGCAGATATTGAAGCCATTTTAAAAGAGTTTGTCAAGGGAGCTGTTGAATCTGAATTAAAAATTAAAGAAGCAACTGCTGATGAAGTACCAACTTTTGAGGGTACAGAAACTGAAATTAAAATCCAGCAGATTTTACATGACTACGTGCGCCCGGCGGTTGAGCAGGATGGCGGTGCCATTACCTATAAATCATTTGATGAAGGTGTGGTTACTGTAGAATTACGTGGCTCGTGTAGTGGTTGTCCGTCTTCTACTATTACACTTAAATCGGGTATCCAGAACCTGTTACAACGCATGGTACCTGAAGTAACCGAAGTGGTTTCGGAAGCGCTTTAA